The nucleotide window GTCGAGGTGAGCAGGCCGGTCACCTCGGGAAATACCCTGCCGTAGCGCCTGTTGAAGCGTTGGGCTATCTTGCTGGTGATCTCGATGTGCGGGAGCTGGTCGCGCCCGACGGGCACGATGTTTCCCTTGCAGAAGAGGATGTCGCATGCCTGGTGGACGGGATAGGTGAGGAGAAGTCCCGTCAGAGCGTGCCCCGACGCCTCTTGCTCGGCCTTCACGGTGGGGTTTCGTTCCATCTCGGCCTCGGTCACGAGGGAGAGGAACGGCAGCATGAGCTGGTTTGCCGCCGGCACCGCAGAGTGGGCGAAGATCATCGTCCTCGCGGGATCGATGCCGCAGGCAAGGTAGTCCATGACCATGTTGCAGACGTTGTCAGCGATGTGCTCGGTCGTGTCACGATCGGTGATGACCTGGTAGTCGGCAATGATGACGTTGGTTCGCACGCCAAGGTCCTGAAGGCGCACGCGCTCCCTGATGGTGCCGAAGTAGTGTCCCAGGTGCAGCCTGCCGGTCGGCCTGTCGCCCGTGAGCATCGTGTACCTGCCGACGTTGCCGGCGTCCAGATCCGCCCGGACCTTGTTGCTGCGCTCGAGCGCGGCCTCGTAGCTTCCTTCGTTGGGCATGTGCCTCTCCAATGCATCGCCTGTCGTTGCCCATACATGGTACGGCAAAGGGGCCGTCTCTAGCCGGTGGGCGGATGGGAGCCCATGAGCCTGCGCGCTTGGCGCCAATCGGGGAAGTAGTGTGCCATCAGCGCGTGGAAACGGGCGTTGTGGCTGGGCTCCAGCAGATGGCAGAGCTCGTGGACCACAACGGACTCGAGGCAGATGGGCGGAAGCTCGCAGAGTTGCGCGTTGAGCGTTATCTTTCGCGACCGCACATTGCAGGAGCCCCAGCGCGTCCTCATATGGCGCACGCATAGGGCCGAGTGCGCAACGCCCATGATGTCCCCGTGGCGCTCCAGCAGTGGTCCTGCTGCCTCGCGGACCCTGTCGGCCTGCCAGCGGCGCACCAGCCGTCGGGCCTCCCTCGAGCGCTCGTCGGGGGAGAGGCCCGCCGCAACTGTCACGTACAGCGTGCATCCGTCGTCCGAAAGCCTCACAAGGACCTTGTCCAGCACGCTCGCGCCCTCTTCCATGTGCAGGGTGACGGCATCCGAGAAGAACGGGAGGGCGTGACCCTCCCGCCATTTGGCCGCCTCGGCCCCCCTGTCTCGCAGTCTCGCCTCGACGGCCGAGTCGATCCAGGGACGCTTGAGTCGCACGAAGCGCTCGATCTGGGAAAGGGGCACACGGGGCGGCGCGCTGACGGCCACGGTGCCATCCGGGCGCACGCGCAAATTCACCCGCCTGACTCGTTTACGCGTAACCTCAACGCAAAGCCCATCCACTACAATTGGTCGTGCGTCTGGCTTTGCCGCCATGGCATGGCTTCCCTTCGGAGTCCCTTTTCCGATCGAAGTATCCCACAGCGTCTTGGGCCGGGGCAACGTTGCATGCGACCAAGAGGGGAAGGCGGGTTTGACCGATGGCGAGTTCCTGTGGAGAGGATGCGAGCAAGAATGCCCTGCGCGATGCCTACCTCACGTTGCGTGCCAGCCTGACGCCCCGGCAGCGCGGGCGTCTTGAAGCCCAGGTCGTACGCCACCTCACGGAGCTGGAGGCCTACCGCTCCGCAGACCTGCTGTTGGCCTATGTCGCCTATCGAGACGAGATGGACACGCGCGCGATGTGCGAGAGGGCATGGGCGGATGGGAAGTCCGTCGCGTTGCCACGCTGCGAGGGTGGGGAGCAGTCCTTGGCCTTCTATGTCGTCGACACGCTGGAGGGGCTCGCCCCAGGTGCCCGCGGTGCCCTTGAGCCCGTCGTGGACGACGGCGACGTGTCGCTTGATCCGACGGCCCTGCAGACATCCGTCTGCCTGGTGCCGGGTCTCGTGTTCGACGCGGCGGGCTATCGTGTCGGCTATGGGGCCGGGTACTACGACAACTTCCTGGCAGGCTACGTCGGCACCAAGGTGGGCGTCGTGCATGCGATGCAGGTCAGCGGCAACCCACTTCCTCATGACGAGCATGATGTTGCCGTCGACGTGCTGGTGAGCGACGGGGCCATCTGGATGTGCCGCTGACCGTCGCCTGCGGGCGGCACGGCAGGGGAGGAGGAGCTCCGGGACGGGCCTACCTCCTCCTGAGGTGGGCCGCCATGTCCCTGATCGCGTGGGCGTAGCCGTCGATGCCCTCGCCCATGATCGTCTCGAAGCAGGCGGCCCGGACGAAGGAGCGTTGGCGGAAGTCCTCGCGTTCGCTCACCTGCGAGAGGTGCACCTCAATGGCGGGGACCTGCACTGCCTTCAGGGCGTCGAGCAGGGCAACGGAGGTGTGCGTGTAGGCGGCCGGATTGATGATGATGCCTTCGAACTCCTGATAGGCGTCCTGTATCCTGTCAACGAGGTCACCCTCGTGGTTCGATTGGTAGCAGAGGCAGTCGGCGAAGCCCTCCTCCTCCGCCGTCTCGTGGCAGACCGCAAGGAGCGTGGCGAAGTCCTCCCTGCCATAGAGCTCCGGCTCGCGGATGCCCAGCATGTTGATGTTGGGACCGTTTATGACCAACAGGCGCGGTGCGCCTTCGTGGGCGAGCTTGCGCATGTCGCCCGCCTCGGGTCCAGGAAACGGGCTGACCCCGGCCTCGGGGGCCCCTCCGATGCGCCGTTCGCTCTCCTCCAGCATGCGGATGAGCAGGCTTGTCTCGTCCTCCACGCCCCTCGCGGCCCCCTTGGCGCCCCCACCAGAGGGCGTTCCCGCCCGCGCGGCGGACGGGTCTGCGGGTGCGTCCACGTCCGGGCCCGTGTCTGCGGACCCTGACGTGACCTGCACGTTGAAGTTGGACGCGAGATCCTTGTCCTGGGGAAGGTCGTAGGTCGCTGCCAGTCCGGTGAGCTTGGCAAAGGTATCGAACACGCCGCGGACCGCCGTGGGACCAAACACGACCTCGAGACCGTTGGCCCCGCGACCGACCGTGCCCAGCACGCCCGGTATCGAGGCGAGTGCCTTCCTGTCGACCAGCGTGGGGTCGGCAATCGTCAGGCGCAGCCGCGTCATGCACAGCGAGTTTGCCACGACGTTCGCCTTGCCGCCCACGCTCTTCAGCACCGATGCGGCGATACTCCTGTTGTCCATGCTGCGACTCTGCCCCTCGTCCTCAAGGAACGCCGGCATGTTCTCGAACTGCCGGCGCTGCGGTTCGACGCGTTGCATTATAGGGCGCGAGGTGCCCGCACAGGCGTCTTGGCATACGGCGACTAGGCCAGCGCGTCAGAGCGCACCGCGAGCGCGTGTCCACTCGTCGCTTGCCTGCGCGACCTTCGTCAGATGCCCAAGAGCTCCCTGGTGCGTGCCGCGTCTCCCGCTGCGGATCCGGTGCAGGCCAGCTTCACGTCCGCCCATGCGTGGTAGAGGTCCTGCCTCTCGTGGGCTATCCTCTCGACCCCCTTCGCCTGAGAGAGGGGTCTCCCTCGCAGTGACAGCTCGGACAGGGGTCTGTCCAACAGCACGATGCGCCCGTTCTGATGGAGGAGGTCGTAGTTCTCTGGTCTGGTGACGACGCCGCCGCCACAGGCGATGACCAGTCCCGAGCGGGCGCCGTAGCGTGTGGCCATCCGTGTCTCGACGGCACGGAAGGCAGCCTCGCCCCGTGTCCGTATGAACTCCTCCGCCGAGACGCCCAACTCGAGGCCGATGGCATCGTCCATGTCGACGAAGGGTCGTCCCAACAGGCGCGCGAGGGCCTTGCCAGACGTCGTCTTCCCAGACCCCGGCATCCCGATATAGACGACGTTGGTGACCGACGACAGGATCTCGCGCTCGAGCCCGCCAATCATCCCGTCGTCGAGGGGACGGCCCTGGAACAGCTCAGAGGAGAACCTCGCCTGTGCCACAAGCATCGCAAGGCCGCTCTCGAAGGGGATCGAGAGGCGCTCTGCTGCGAGGCAGATGCCCGTTCGCGTGGGGTTGTAGACGACGTCCAGGACGCCGCGCAGCGATTCGAGCCGGGCAAGGTCGGCCTCGGAGACGGGACTTGCGGGGCAGTGGGGGTACATGCCGACGGGTGTGGTGTTGACGATGAGGCTGGCGTCTGAATGACGCCGGGCGAGCGTATCGTAGCCGTCCGGGCCCCGGCGCGATATGACCGAGACCCGTGCGCCCGCTTGTGCGAGGACGGCTTGCGCGGCCTGGCTGGCACCACCGCTGCCCAGCACGAGGGCCTTGCGCCCCGCAAGAGCCTCACGTGCGCACCCGCCGAGCCGTCGCCGACAGAACCTCTCGAGCATCCAGGCGAAGCCCGCGAGGTCGGTGTTATCGGCAAAGACCGATCCGTCCGCACGGCGCACGAGGGTGTTTGCCGCGCCAAGGTGCCGGGCCCCCGGCGATGCCTCGTCAGCCAGGCGGAAGGCATCGGCCTTGTAGGGGATCGTGACGTTGAGGCCGCGCCACGACCCGCGGCGGACGAAGCGCTCGACCTCGCCCGGCTCTCGCTCGAAGAGTGCATAGGGCGCCGATCCGAGAGCGGCGTGTATCGTGGGGGACCAACTGTGGCCCAGCCGGCGTCCCAGCAACCCGAAGGGCGCGCCCCTCTCGGCCGCCGCCATCAAACCACCTCTCGGTAGCTGCCGAGGTAGCGCAGCTCCTCGCAGGCCCCATCGAGCGACCGCACGAGCGTGAGGAACTCGGGTGCGGCGGCGGGGCAGTCGACGTCGAAGTAGAACATGAACTCGAAGTCGCGGTCGGGGATGGGACGGCTCTCGAGTTTGATGAT belongs to Olsenella uli DSM 7084 and includes:
- the trpS gene encoding tryptophan--tRNA ligase, which translates into the protein MPNEGSYEAALERSNKVRADLDAGNVGRYTMLTGDRPTGRLHLGHYFGTIRERVRLQDLGVRTNVIIADYQVITDRDTTEHIADNVCNMVMDYLACGIDPARTMIFAHSAVPAANQLMLPFLSLVTEAEMERNPTVKAEQEASGHALTGLLLTYPVHQACDILFCKGNIVPVGRDQLPHIEITSKIAQRFNRRYGRVFPEVTGLLTSTPLLPGLDGRKMSKSYGNAISISMTAEETSKLIRKSKTDSERNITFDPEGRPGVSALLTTAGICSGRDPHEIAEEIGMGGAGELKRYTTQVVNDYLAPIRERRRRFEEDLDYVRDVLHDGNRRANGIAEATLEEVREAMGMIY
- a CDS encoding M48 family metallopeptidase; translated protein: MNLRVRPDGTVAVSAPPRVPLSQIERFVRLKRPWIDSAVEARLRDRGAEAAKWREGHALPFFSDAVTLHMEEGASVLDKVLVRLSDDGCTLYVTVAAGLSPDERSREARRLVRRWQADRVREAAGPLLERHGDIMGVAHSALCVRHMRTRWGSCNVRSRKITLNAQLCELPPICLESVVVHELCHLLEPSHNARFHALMAHYFPDWRQARRLMGSHPPTG
- a CDS encoding 5-formyltetrahydrofolate cyclo-ligase, producing the protein MASSCGEDASKNALRDAYLTLRASLTPRQRGRLEAQVVRHLTELEAYRSADLLLAYVAYRDEMDTRAMCERAWADGKSVALPRCEGGEQSLAFYVVDTLEGLAPGARGALEPVVDDGDVSLDPTALQTSVCLVPGLVFDAAGYRVGYGAGYYDNFLAGYVGTKVGVVHAMQVSGNPLPHDEHDVAVDVLVSDGAIWMCR
- a CDS encoding type II 3-dehydroquinate dehydratase, with amino-acid sequence MDNRSIAASVLKSVGGKANVVANSLCMTRLRLTIADPTLVDRKALASIPGVLGTVGRGANGLEVVFGPTAVRGVFDTFAKLTGLAATYDLPQDKDLASNFNVQVTSGSADTGPDVDAPADPSAARAGTPSGGGAKGAARGVEDETSLLIRMLEESERRIGGAPEAGVSPFPGPEAGDMRKLAHEGAPRLLVINGPNINMLGIREPELYGREDFATLLAVCHETAEEEGFADCLCYQSNHEGDLVDRIQDAYQEFEGIIINPAAYTHTSVALLDALKAVQVPAIEVHLSQVSEREDFRQRSFVRAACFETIMGEGIDGYAHAIRDMAAHLRRR
- a CDS encoding shikimate kinase, which produces MAAAERGAPFGLLGRRLGHSWSPTIHAALGSAPYALFEREPGEVERFVRRGSWRGLNVTIPYKADAFRLADEASPGARHLGAANTLVRRADGSVFADNTDLAGFAWMLERFCRRRLGGCAREALAGRKALVLGSGGASQAAQAVLAQAGARVSVISRRGPDGYDTLARRHSDASLIVNTTPVGMYPHCPASPVSEADLARLESLRGVLDVVYNPTRTGICLAAERLSIPFESGLAMLVAQARFSSELFQGRPLDDGMIGGLEREILSSVTNVVYIGMPGSGKTTSGKALARLLGRPFVDMDDAIGLELGVSAEEFIRTRGEAAFRAVETRMATRYGARSGLVIACGGGVVTRPENYDLLHQNGRIVLLDRPLSELSLRGRPLSQAKGVERIAHERQDLYHAWADVKLACTGSAAGDAARTRELLGI